A genomic region of Deltaproteobacteria bacterium contains the following coding sequences:
- a CDS encoding ATP-dependent metallopeptidase FtsH/Yme1/Tma family protein — protein sequence MRQSYKTFFLWAVLILLFFSFYSIFSRQRSTEPKEIDASEFYAAVDRGDVSTTTVKGNVLQGQLKNRQDFRTVSPLDSQLLEKMRQKGVALKFEKEDSQSLWAQFLVSWMPLGVLCILFVFLMRQLQAGGGKAMSFGKSKAKLLSENHNKVTFSDVAGIDEAKEELEEIIAFLKDPKKFTKLGGRIPKGVLLMGAPGTGKTLLARAIAGEAGVPFFSISGSDFVEMFVGVGASRVRDLFEQGKKHAPCIIFIDEIDAVGRHRGAGLGGGHDEREQTLNQLLVEMDGFESNEGVILIAATNRPDVLDPALLRPGRFDRRIVVPRPDVKGREGILKVHTRKTPLSPEVDLDAVARGTPGFSGADLENLVNEAALIAARKNKERLENGDFEFAKDKVMMGAERRSMIISEKDKKITAWHEAGHALVAKLTEHNDPVHKVTIIPRGPALGLTQMLPKEDRLNWNRSSVLDRIAMSMGGRIAEELEFNDITSGAKSDIDHATKFARSMVCEWGMSEKLGPLAFGEEEGEVFLGREFGQRARNFSEATAIEIDAEVRKIVTEQYSRAKQLLIEHKPALDRVAAALLEWETLDGDEVEVLLRGGTLKKSKPTPPAPKPNEVRRPEVKEKSKILDALGGLTAPVPKPENVNGSRSGSTHCARAASDQRSSGDQCRSGRLVSASCVRSSAGRSPS from the coding sequence GTGAGACAGTCGTACAAGACGTTCTTTCTCTGGGCGGTCCTGATCCTGCTCTTTTTCTCGTTCTACTCGATCTTCTCCCGGCAGCGCTCGACCGAGCCGAAGGAGATCGATGCCAGCGAGTTCTACGCGGCGGTCGACCGGGGCGACGTCTCCACGACCACCGTGAAGGGGAACGTGCTCCAGGGCCAGCTCAAGAACCGCCAGGACTTCCGGACCGTCTCGCCGCTCGACAGTCAGCTCCTCGAGAAGATGCGCCAGAAGGGCGTGGCGCTGAAGTTCGAGAAGGAAGATTCGCAGTCGCTCTGGGCGCAGTTCCTCGTCTCCTGGATGCCTCTCGGCGTCCTCTGCATCCTCTTCGTCTTCCTCATGCGCCAGCTCCAGGCGGGCGGCGGCAAGGCGATGAGCTTCGGCAAGAGCAAGGCGAAGCTGCTCTCCGAGAACCACAACAAGGTCACCTTCTCGGACGTCGCCGGCATCGACGAGGCGAAAGAGGAGCTCGAGGAGATCATCGCTTTCCTCAAGGATCCGAAGAAGTTCACCAAGCTCGGCGGACGCATCCCCAAGGGCGTGCTCCTGATGGGCGCCCCCGGCACGGGCAAGACCCTGCTCGCGCGCGCCATCGCGGGCGAGGCGGGGGTTCCGTTCTTCTCCATCTCGGGCTCCGACTTCGTGGAGATGTTCGTCGGCGTAGGTGCGTCCCGCGTGCGCGATCTCTTCGAGCAGGGAAAGAAGCACGCGCCCTGCATCATCTTCATCGACGAGATCGACGCCGTCGGCCGCCATCGCGGCGCCGGCCTGGGCGGCGGCCACGACGAGCGCGAGCAGACGCTGAACCAGCTGCTGGTGGAGATGGACGGCTTCGAGTCGAACGAAGGCGTGATCCTGATCGCCGCGACCAACCGGCCCGACGTCCTCGATCCGGCGCTACTCCGCCCCGGACGCTTCGATCGCCGCATCGTCGTCCCGCGCCCCGACGTGAAGGGCCGCGAGGGCATCCTCAAGGTGCACACGCGCAAGACGCCGCTCTCGCCCGAAGTGGACCTCGACGCCGTCGCCCGCGGGACGCCGGGCTTCTCCGGCGCCGACCTGGAAAACCTGGTGAACGAGGCGGCGCTGATCGCCGCGCGCAAGAACAAGGAGCGCCTGGAGAACGGCGACTTCGAGTTCGCCAAGGACAAGGTGATGATGGGCGCCGAGCGGCGCTCGATGATCATCAGCGAGAAGGACAAGAAGATCACCGCCTGGCACGAGGCCGGTCATGCGCTGGTGGCGAAGCTCACCGAGCACAACGATCCGGTGCACAAGGTCACCATCATCCCTCGCGGTCCGGCGCTGGGCCTGACGCAAATGCTGCCCAAGGAAGACCGGCTCAACTGGAACCGGAGCTCGGTCCTCGACCGCATCGCCATGTCGATGGGCGGCCGCATCGCCGAGGAGCTGGAGTTCAACGACATCACCTCGGGGGCGAAGAGCGACATCGACCACGCCACCAAGTTCGCCCGCAGCATGGTCTGCGAGTGGGGCATGAGCGAGAAGCTCGGGCCGCTCGCCTTCGGCGAGGAGGAGGGCGAGGTCTTCCTCGGCCGCGAGTTCGGCCAGCGGGCACGCAATTTCTCCGAGGCGACGGCGATCGAGATCGACGCCGAGGTGCGCAAGATCGTCACCGAGCAGTACTCGCGGGCCAAGCAACTGTTGATCGAGCACAAGCCCGCGCTCGATCGCGTTGCAGCGGCGCTGCTGGAGTGGGAGACGTTGGACGGCGATGAAGTGGAAGTGCTGCTCCGCGGCGGCACGCTGAAGAAGAGCAAGCCGACGCCGCCGGCGCCGAAGCCCAACGAGGTCCGGCGACCCGAGGTGAAGGAGAAGTCGAAGATCCTCGACGCCCTCGGCGGCCTGACGGCGCCGGTGCCGAAGCCAGAGAACGTCAACGGCTCCAGGTCGGGTTCGACCCACTGCGCCCGTGCCGCGTCCGACCAGAGAAGCTCCGGCGACCAGTGCCGCAGCGGCAGGTTGGTGTCGGCGAGCTGCGTCCGGAGCAGCGCCGGCAGATCGCCTTCGTGA
- a CDS encoding PEGA domain-containing protein, with protein MMLLTQQDDHDFVKVLDFGLVKFFSGETTESDITNAGTFMGSPHYIAPEQARNRSPDQRCDIYSLGVLLYHMLTGRVPFTATAPVDIILKHLHDAPVPPAEARPDLKIVPELQEVVLRCMAKDRDGRFQSMDELLGQLKAVRSRLTGATPQTSTPEPRANASSGAIAQTPPTPPPGLRTPSQPMSALRATPPRGMSRPPPPPPADAFAEQATPIRRPTTALAAWRQVLSPTMVAALKVGVAPALILVAGIGAAAYVLRAPLHVPVVHVPPPSLQPRPSVAAPAASPVVTIPPAPPAPSVTFVTVTSAPSGAEVRDTNGDLLGRTPLHLRVPSGRILQITVRRDGYRPVSLSRKVEGEHAAVSVTMRSAKSGAPESRPQKRSTGYKDDPY; from the coding sequence GTGATGCTGCTCACGCAGCAGGACGATCACGACTTCGTCAAGGTGCTGGACTTCGGCCTGGTGAAGTTCTTCTCCGGCGAGACCACGGAAAGCGACATCACCAACGCCGGGACCTTCATGGGGTCGCCGCACTACATCGCCCCGGAACAGGCGCGCAACCGGAGCCCCGATCAGCGCTGCGACATCTATTCGCTGGGGGTGCTGCTCTATCACATGCTCACCGGGCGCGTGCCGTTCACGGCCACGGCGCCGGTCGACATCATCCTCAAGCATCTGCACGACGCGCCGGTGCCGCCCGCGGAGGCGCGCCCAGATCTCAAAATCGTCCCGGAGCTGCAGGAAGTCGTGCTGCGCTGCATGGCCAAGGACCGCGACGGGCGGTTCCAGTCCATGGACGAGCTCCTCGGGCAGCTCAAGGCGGTGCGCTCTCGATTGACGGGCGCGACGCCGCAGACTTCGACGCCGGAGCCGCGAGCGAACGCGTCCAGCGGAGCGATCGCGCAGACGCCTCCAACGCCGCCGCCCGGCCTGCGCACGCCAAGCCAACCGATGAGCGCTCTGCGGGCGACGCCGCCGCGTGGGATGTCGCGGCCGCCGCCGCCGCCGCCGGCGGACGCGTTCGCGGAGCAGGCGACGCCGATCAGGCGGCCGACAACCGCACTTGCAGCATGGCGTCAGGTGCTTTCGCCGACCATGGTCGCCGCGCTGAAAGTCGGCGTCGCGCCGGCCTTGATTCTCGTCGCGGGGATCGGCGCGGCGGCTTACGTGTTGCGAGCCCCCCTCCACGTTCCGGTCGTGCACGTGCCGCCTCCGTCGCTGCAGCCGCGGCCGTCCGTTGCCGCTCCGGCGGCTTCGCCAGTGGTAACGATTCCGCCGGCGCCTCCGGCGCCGTCGGTGACCTTCGTGACCGTCACCAGCGCGCCTTCCGGCGCCGAGGTACGGGACACGAATGGCGACCTTCTCGGGAGGACCCCGCTCCATCTGCGCGTGCCCTCGGGGCGGATCCTTCAGATCACGGTGCGGCGGGACGGATACCGGCCGGTATCGCTCAGCCGCAAGGTGGAAGGCGAGCACGCGGCAGTGAGCGTGACGATGAGGAGCGCGAAGTCGGGCGCGCCCGAGTCGAGGCCACAGAAGAGATCGACCGGATACAAGGACGACCCGTACTAA
- the tilS gene encoding tRNA lysidine(34) synthetase TilS yields MFPLLTRCPLFRQENWVLNSLRARPYAEMAPRGATLRPVGNLADSVEPAVSSGLSPSTNVLIACSGGRDSVALAASAVRLNVRCAIGHVDHGLRRESASEAERVRELAKRLGTRFYLKKINELNLSAEGLEAAARTARYSALTVLAHEASATAVATAHTRTDQAETLLLRLFRGAGPGALAGVRRRRALAPGVELLRPLLDVSRAATEAYCRAQGLDWVDDPHNADPARARTRIRALWPKLLELNPRLEEALAGAAELFAEEDELLNALAQRGADRHPALQRRALLLAANDAGLRPERHHLEAILRLLDRGEGALDVPGGRAVVKFERRRPPHPRPAEVAIPAPGRYQWGARVLEVAGSSGEGVEVDVTEAPFPWTLRGRRPGDRFRPGGGRAKKVADLLIDAHIPKDVRDQLALLADAKGRVFWVEGLRPSAACRSGGVSFRLLPEMKPSDGPLPSRRRHESRSATMDPRPDEEPR; encoded by the coding sequence ATGTTCCCGCTGCTGACCCGATGCCCCCTTTTCCGTCAGGAAAATTGGGTTCTCAACAGTCTACGCGCAAGGCCGTACGCCGAAATGGCGCCACGCGGCGCTACACTCAGGCCCGTGGGAAATCTGGCGGACAGCGTCGAACCTGCCGTCTCCTCGGGCTTGTCGCCCAGCACCAACGTCCTGATCGCCTGCTCCGGCGGCCGTGATTCCGTTGCTCTTGCGGCCTCCGCTGTCCGGTTGAACGTCCGGTGCGCGATCGGACACGTGGACCACGGGCTTCGCCGGGAATCCGCGTCCGAGGCCGAGCGGGTTCGCGAGCTCGCCAAACGGCTGGGGACCCGGTTTTATCTCAAGAAAATCAATGAGTTGAACCTGAGCGCGGAGGGTCTGGAGGCGGCCGCCAGAACCGCCCGATACTCGGCGTTGACTGTTCTCGCCCACGAGGCTTCCGCGACCGCGGTCGCGACCGCGCATACCCGGACGGATCAGGCGGAAACGCTGCTGCTCCGCCTCTTCCGCGGCGCGGGACCGGGCGCGCTGGCGGGCGTCCGGCGCAGGCGAGCGCTTGCTCCCGGCGTCGAGCTGTTGCGCCCCCTGCTCGACGTTTCGCGCGCAGCGACCGAGGCGTACTGCCGCGCCCAGGGACTCGACTGGGTCGACGATCCACACAACGCCGACCCGGCCCGCGCTCGCACGCGGATTCGCGCCCTCTGGCCCAAGCTCCTCGAGCTCAATCCGCGCCTCGAGGAGGCGCTGGCGGGCGCCGCCGAATTGTTCGCCGAAGAGGACGAGCTCCTCAACGCGTTGGCGCAACGCGGCGCCGACCGGCACCCCGCGTTGCAGCGGCGCGCCCTGCTCCTCGCCGCCAATGACGCCGGTCTTCGCCCCGAGCGCCACCACCTGGAAGCGATCCTCCGTCTGCTCGACCGCGGTGAAGGCGCGCTCGACGTCCCCGGTGGGAGGGCGGTGGTCAAGTTCGAGCGCCGCCGTCCACCGCATCCGCGGCCGGCCGAGGTAGCGATCCCGGCGCCCGGCCGTTACCAGTGGGGGGCACGGGTCCTGGAGGTTGCGGGCAGCTCCGGAGAAGGAGTGGAAGTCGACGTGACGGAGGCGCCGTTTCCCTGGACGCTGCGCGGCCGCCGGCCCGGCGATCGGTTTCGTCCTGGCGGCGGCAGGGCGAAGAAGGTCGCCGACCTGCTCATCGACGCGCACATTCCGAAGGACGTCCGCGACCAGCTCGCGCTCCTCGCCGACGCGAAAGGCCGCGTCTTCTGGGTCGAGGGACTGCGCCCTTCTGCGGCCTGCCGCAGCGGTGGCGTCTCCTTCCGCCTGCTCCCGGAAATGAAGCCTTCGGACGGACCGTTACCGTCCAGGCGGCGGCACGAATCCCGTTCTGCTACGATGGATCCGAGGCCAGACGAGGAGCCAAGGTGA
- a CDS encoding acyl-CoA carboxylase subunit beta, which translates to MSMRNKMEELERRRSQARKMGGEARLSRQKERGKLDARARLDLLLDPKTFREIGLLATHLGKLDSPTPADGVVCGTGFIESRPVCVASYDFTVLGGSIGPVGERKVARLRELALRERIPMIWLVDSAGARLSADPEEAAWITSFADTGYLFREQVVMSGVVPLVAAMVGPGAAGTAYIPGLADFVPMVRGTSSLAIGGPYLVKSIVGEDVTEEALGGSKVHTEVSGVADLETANDAECLAAVRDYLSYFPSRAGEKPPRRTSSDPADRREEALLDIVPHNPRQAYDVHKVIAAIVDGGQLFEIKPRWARNIVTGLARIDGWPVGIVANNPMQAGGVLDVNAADKAARFVNLCDAFEIPLVFLQDVPGFMVGSKVEQQGIIRHGAKMLYAVASATVPKLTVVMRKAYGAGYYVMNGRAYEPDLLVAWPGAEISVMGAEGMVAIAANKETDEVKKQLAEAIRPHIDIERTAALGYVDDVIDPRETRPLLAHYLTLCQGKQVERPWRKREVAPV; encoded by the coding sequence ATGTCAATGCGGAACAAAATGGAAGAGCTCGAGCGTCGCAGGTCCCAGGCCCGGAAAATGGGCGGCGAGGCGCGTCTGTCGCGTCAGAAAGAGCGTGGAAAGCTCGACGCCCGCGCCCGCCTCGACCTCCTGCTCGATCCAAAAACATTCCGGGAAATCGGACTGTTGGCTACGCATCTGGGCAAGCTGGATTCGCCCACGCCGGCGGACGGCGTCGTCTGCGGCACCGGATTCATCGAGTCCCGGCCGGTCTGCGTGGCGTCGTATGACTTCACCGTCCTCGGCGGCAGCATCGGCCCCGTCGGCGAGCGGAAGGTGGCGCGCCTGCGCGAGCTGGCGCTACGCGAGCGCATTCCGATGATCTGGCTCGTCGATTCCGCGGGCGCGCGCCTTTCCGCCGATCCGGAGGAGGCGGCCTGGATCACTTCCTTCGCCGATACGGGCTATCTCTTTCGCGAACAGGTGGTGATGAGCGGAGTCGTTCCGCTGGTGGCGGCGATGGTCGGTCCGGGCGCTGCGGGCACCGCCTACATTCCGGGACTCGCGGATTTCGTCCCCATGGTTCGGGGCACGTCCTCGCTCGCCATCGGCGGACCCTACCTCGTCAAGAGCATCGTCGGAGAAGATGTCACTGAGGAGGCGCTGGGCGGATCGAAGGTCCACACCGAGGTGAGCGGGGTCGCGGATCTGGAGACCGCGAACGACGCCGAATGCCTGGCCGCCGTCCGCGACTATCTGTCGTACTTCCCTTCCCGGGCGGGCGAGAAGCCTCCCCGGCGCACCTCGTCGGATCCCGCGGACCGCAGGGAGGAAGCGCTGCTGGACATCGTTCCGCACAACCCGCGGCAGGCATACGACGTGCACAAGGTCATTGCCGCGATCGTCGACGGCGGCCAGCTCTTCGAGATCAAGCCGCGCTGGGCGCGAAACATCGTGACGGGTCTCGCGCGCATCGACGGATGGCCGGTCGGGATCGTGGCGAACAACCCGATGCAGGCCGGGGGAGTCCTGGACGTGAACGCCGCCGACAAGGCGGCCCGTTTCGTGAACCTCTGCGACGCGTTCGAGATCCCGCTGGTGTTCCTGCAGGACGTCCCCGGGTTCATGGTCGGGTCGAAGGTCGAGCAGCAGGGAATCATCCGGCACGGAGCCAAGATGCTGTACGCGGTGGCGTCGGCGACGGTGCCCAAGCTGACCGTGGTGATGCGCAAGGCGTACGGCGCCGGCTATTACGTGATGAACGGGCGCGCATACGAGCCGGATCTTCTCGTCGCATGGCCGGGAGCGGAGATCAGCGTGATGGGCGCGGAAGGAATGGTGGCCATCGCCGCGAACAAGGAGACCGACGAAGTGAAGAAGCAGCTCGCCGAGGCGATCCGGCCGCACATCGACATCGAGCGCACGGCGGCGCTGGGCTATGTCGACGACGTCATCGATCCCCGCGAGACGCGCCCGCTGCTCGCGCACTACCTGACGCTTTGCCAGGGGAAGCAGGTGGAGCGCCCCTGGCGCAAGCGCGAGGTCGCCCCCGTCTAG
- a CDS encoding TIGR04563 family protein, producing the protein MSANDARKQSLYFPEEMLNEIQSQAQRLDRSLSWVVQQAWKIAKGELRKVPSPNDMLDDDPAAQRG; encoded by the coding sequence ATGTCGGCCAACGACGCGCGCAAACAGAGCCTGTACTTCCCCGAAGAGATGCTCAACGAGATACAGTCGCAGGCGCAGCGGCTCGACCGCTCGCTTTCCTGGGTCGTGCAGCAGGCCTGGAAGATCGCGAAAGGTGAGCTCCGCAAGGTGCCGTCGCCGAACGACATGCTCGACGACGACCCCGCAGCGCAGCGCGGATAA
- the folP gene encoding dihydropteroate synthase, translating into MRRAANVESPARGTAWKLPRSHLPEGRTLVMGIVNATPDSFSDGGAYDPIAQGLKLAEDGADIIDVGGESTRPNASPVDAVEERRRTEHVVRELSRRTGLPISIDTTKAAVAAPALDAGAEIVNDVSGLARDPELFRAASGAAVCLMHMRGTPADMQSRATYSDLHGEVAQELTEALERARAAGIPDERIALDPGLGFAKTGVQNLTLLRRLRELTQLGRPLVVGASRKSFIGAATGRPAPERLFGSVAAAVIGASNGASVLRVHDVKATREALAVADAVGTSVA; encoded by the coding sequence ATGCGCCGGGCCGCAAACGTCGAGTCGCCGGCGCGAGGCACCGCCTGGAAGCTTCCACGAAGCCACCTGCCCGAGGGGCGCACGCTGGTGATGGGAATCGTGAATGCGACACCAGACTCTTTCTCGGATGGGGGCGCCTACGACCCGATCGCGCAGGGCCTGAAGTTGGCGGAGGATGGTGCAGACATCATCGACGTCGGCGGCGAGTCAACCCGGCCCAACGCAAGTCCGGTGGATGCGGTAGAGGAACGGCGTCGCACTGAGCACGTGGTTCGCGAGCTGTCCCGGCGAACGGGGCTGCCCATCAGCATCGACACCACCAAGGCCGCGGTGGCCGCGCCCGCGCTCGACGCCGGGGCCGAGATCGTCAACGACGTTTCCGGACTGGCACGCGATCCGGAGCTGTTCCGCGCCGCAAGCGGCGCGGCGGTTTGCCTGATGCACATGCGGGGGACACCCGCCGACATGCAGTCGCGCGCCACCTATTCCGATCTGCACGGGGAAGTTGCGCAGGAGTTGACGGAAGCACTCGAGCGCGCCCGCGCCGCCGGGATCCCCGACGAGCGCATTGCGCTCGACCCCGGCCTCGGATTCGCCAAGACCGGCGTGCAGAACCTGACGCTTTTGCGCCGGCTGCGGGAACTCACGCAGCTCGGGCGACCTCTGGTCGTCGGCGCTTCCCGCAAGTCGTTCATCGGCGCCGCCACCGGAAGGCCGGCGCCGGAGCGGCTCTTCGGGAGCGTCGCCGCAGCCGTGATAGGGGCGTCGAATGGGGCTTCGGTGTTGAGGGTGCATGACGTCAAAGCCACGCGAGAGGCGCTGGCCGTTGCCGATGCCGTCGGGACGTCCGTTGCCTGA
- a CDS encoding TIGR04563 family protein: MAGTDKRKQSLYFPEDMLREIQEEANRQDRSLSWIVQQAWKIARNEIMRFPSVNDVIGGERPSEERE; encoded by the coding sequence ATGGCAGGTACCGATAAGAGGAAGCAGAGCCTCTACTTCCCCGAAGATATGCTGCGGGAGATCCAAGAGGAGGCGAACCGGCAGGACCGCTCGCTCTCGTGGATCGTTCAGCAGGCCTGGAAGATCGCCCGCAACGAGATCATGCGCTTCCCCTCGGTGAACGACGTCATCGGCGGCGAGCGGCCGTCCGAGGAGCGCGAATAG
- a CDS encoding tetratricopeptide repeat protein translates to MNNTNSATPLAARANVCAALALVALLAPATALADARSDAKRHFRDGMSLIAAGQVERGIAELKQAYAIKPHPDVLYDIAKAYVDLGNISEALNYFRHYVATDPADKEQVMSVMQRLQAAIAPAAPPPPQNIDVQKLLAQLQALIDQQRGHQQPPSAPAPAARPAVAKKAEPARAEPEEDMFEAETISAKTRATAREIAAELSAHESSAEDIFEEQVVTASARSSSETKSPASLTVITGDEIRMSGAATVPEILRRVPGIDIAEMNPSDTNVSIRGFNRRLANKVLVLVDGRSVYQDFLGGTFWPLIDVNIQDIDRIEVIRGPGSALYGANAFSGVVNIITRTGDEIAGARAAVQAGDHRTFQGAITTGGKTGKLTYKTSFAYERADKWTRDFTDGRVDLSSQFPQPDRSREIQRGEVAASYDFGKTQVSGGGGFDNVAMQVVPLGALRTFGATGQSGFVRAEVGSGPTKVKAFWNALRLTTGPEYWPDGILSLKSSVRSDVVDLTTITGFDFKAYGTHHLNIGAGYRFKSLQWGYLASRADGSAYQEHHFNVFLQEEWEITRKLSLVLSYRMDRNPLLAQQSVTAGGLVHSPRGTVLYEVKPDQVLRFTLGTAFRAPTFLESYVDLFAPIPDQPAMGVRFQGSTTLRPEQMLQAELGYRGRFGTFQPDVVIYAERVQNLITDGALRLPANSSEAVDPVTGQYVAGYTGFENEPGSYFGAGAEAGGKWSPADGVDLGLNYSYERMFACSVTSTGGCTDSISAANQVSAALANTARHKLNVTATWRTKTNFDLGLGVHFVSAATWFEKSFDVNSQGGVIFTPYAVPAHTMVNGRVGYRWIKDKLETGVAFYNLLGDEQREHPFGNQIGRRVLFTASGAF, encoded by the coding sequence ATGAACAATACGAACAGCGCGACCCCATTGGCCGCGCGCGCAAACGTGTGCGCTGCGCTTGCGCTCGTTGCCCTCCTCGCCCCCGCTACGGCGCTCGCCGATGCGCGGTCGGATGCGAAGCGGCACTTTCGCGACGGCATGTCCCTGATCGCGGCGGGGCAGGTGGAGCGCGGGATCGCCGAGCTGAAACAGGCCTACGCCATCAAGCCTCACCCCGATGTGCTGTACGACATCGCCAAGGCATACGTCGATCTGGGAAACATCTCCGAAGCCCTCAACTACTTCCGGCACTACGTCGCGACGGATCCCGCCGACAAGGAGCAGGTGATGAGCGTGATGCAGCGGCTGCAGGCCGCCATCGCGCCGGCGGCTCCGCCGCCACCGCAGAACATCGACGTGCAGAAGCTGCTCGCGCAGCTGCAAGCGCTGATCGACCAGCAGCGGGGTCACCAGCAGCCGCCGTCGGCTCCAGCGCCCGCGGCCAGGCCGGCAGTCGCCAAAAAGGCGGAACCGGCAAGGGCCGAGCCGGAAGAGGACATGTTCGAGGCGGAGACCATTTCCGCGAAGACCCGGGCCACTGCGCGCGAGATCGCCGCCGAGCTGTCCGCGCACGAGAGCAGCGCGGAGGACATCTTCGAGGAGCAGGTGGTGACGGCATCCGCCCGATCCAGCTCGGAGACGAAGTCTCCGGCCTCGCTCACCGTCATCACCGGCGACGAGATCCGCATGAGCGGCGCGGCCACCGTGCCCGAGATCCTGCGTCGCGTTCCCGGGATCGACATCGCCGAGATGAACCCCAGCGACACGAACGTCTCGATCCGCGGCTTCAACCGGCGCCTCGCCAACAAGGTGCTGGTGCTGGTCGACGGCCGTTCGGTCTACCAGGACTTCCTCGGCGGCACGTTCTGGCCGCTGATCGACGTCAACATCCAGGACATCGATCGCATCGAGGTGATTCGCGGACCCGGCTCCGCCCTCTACGGCGCCAATGCTTTCTCCGGCGTCGTCAACATCATCACCCGCACCGGCGACGAGATCGCCGGCGCACGGGCGGCGGTGCAGGCGGGCGACCACCGGACCTTCCAGGGCGCCATCACCACGGGCGGCAAGACCGGCAAGCTCACCTACAAGACGTCGTTCGCGTACGAGCGCGCGGACAAGTGGACGCGCGACTTCACCGACGGGCGCGTCGATCTCTCTTCGCAGTTCCCACAACCGGACCGTAGCCGCGAGATCCAGCGCGGCGAAGTGGCGGCGAGCTACGACTTCGGCAAGACGCAGGTGAGCGGCGGGGGCGGCTTCGACAACGTGGCCATGCAGGTGGTTCCGCTCGGCGCGCTGCGGACGTTCGGCGCCACCGGTCAGAGCGGATTCGTGCGGGCGGAGGTGGGAAGCGGCCCGACGAAGGTGAAGGCATTCTGGAACGCGCTGCGCCTCACCACCGGGCCTGAGTACTGGCCGGACGGAATCCTCTCCCTGAAGAGCAGCGTGCGCAGCGACGTGGTCGATCTCACGACGATCACCGGGTTCGACTTCAAGGCCTACGGCACGCACCACCTGAACATTGGCGCCGGCTACCGGTTCAAGAGCCTGCAGTGGGGATATCTCGCCAGCCGGGCTGACGGAAGCGCGTACCAGGAGCACCACTTCAACGTCTTCCTCCAGGAGGAATGGGAGATCACCCGCAAGCTCTCGCTGGTCCTCTCGTACCGGATGGACCGCAACCCCCTTCTCGCCCAGCAGAGCGTCACCGCGGGCGGCCTCGTGCACTCGCCGCGCGGAACCGTCCTCTACGAGGTGAAGCCGGATCAGGTGCTCCGCTTCACCCTCGGGACGGCGTTCCGCGCCCCCACCTTCCTCGAGAGCTACGTCGACCTGTTTGCGCCCATTCCCGACCAGCCGGCCATGGGCGTGCGGTTCCAGGGCAGCACGACGCTGCGGCCGGAGCAGATGCTGCAGGCGGAGCTCGGATATCGCGGCCGCTTCGGCACCTTCCAGCCCGACGTGGTGATCTACGCCGAGCGCGTGCAGAACCTGATCACCGACGGAGCCCTGCGCCTCCCCGCGAACTCCTCGGAAGCGGTCGATCCCGTCACCGGGCAATACGTCGCCGGCTACACCGGATTCGAGAACGAGCCTGGCAGCTACTTCGGGGCGGGCGCCGAAGCCGGCGGCAAGTGGTCTCCGGCCGACGGCGTCGATCTCGGTTTGAACTACTCGTACGAGCGGATGTTCGCCTGCAGCGTGACCAGCACCGGCGGCTGCACCGACAGCATCTCCGCGGCGAATCAGGTGTCCGCCGCTCTCGCCAACACCGCCCGACACAAGCTGAACGTCACGGCCACCTGGCGGACCAAAACGAACTTCGACCTCGGGCTCGGCGTCCATTTCGTCTCTGCCGCGACCTGGTTCGAGAAGTCGTTCGACGTGAACAGCCAGGGCGGCGTGATCTTCACCCCCTACGCGGTCCCGGCGCACACGATGGTGAACGGACGCGTCGGGTACCGATGGATCAAGGACAAGCTCGAGACCGGCGTGGCGTTCTACAACCTGCTCGGCGACGAGCAGCGCGAGCACCCCTTCGGCAACCAGATCGGGCGCCGCGTGCTCTTCACCGCGTCGGGTGCGTTCTGA